From Sander lucioperca isolate FBNREF2018 chromosome 14, SLUC_FBN_1.2, whole genome shotgun sequence, the proteins below share one genomic window:
- the prrc1 gene encoding protein PRRC1 isoform X1, whose translation MMEESGIETTPPASPTPPLTVAATGSTPPIAVGLSSPLSLPGTSSVGSPAVSTAFSPVPSLPAFSSPLATHPSLSSPFPPPSTLASPFTSSSPFPPPTSASLPPLAAPIGPPPLSAPGMSAPPSGPPVSSFSMSAGYDITRGHAGRTPQTPLMPTFSSPAAMPGVGPNPMVQQPAMTGGLDAGSPITFPEEQDDPRGPGHANAGGGIWGFFKGVAGNTVVKTVLDRTKHSVESMITTLDPGMAPYIKSGGDIDIVVTSDEMNVEAVRDAFQEVFGMAMVTGEPGQSNIAPQPVGYAAGVKGAQERIDSLRRAGVIHEKQPVVSLENFIAELFPDKWFDIGCLILEDPGHSIRIEVFTQATPVALDHVQQAQSLTPPDYSLRWSGLIVPVGEVLERSLPNVSRTDWHQAMTGMARRQMIQSAAKALAGIYKQQLPPRTV comes from the exons ATGATGGAAGAGAGTGGAATCGAGACTACGCCTCCTGCCAGCCCTACACCTCCTCTGACTGTGGCTGCCACAGGCAGCACCCCGCCGATCGCCGTAG GTCTGTCCAGCCCTCTGTCCCTCCCTGGCACCAGCTCTGTCGGTTCCCCCGCAGTCTCCACCGCTTTCTCCCctgttccctccctccctgctttCAGCAGCCCTCTGGCCACACACCCCTCCCTGTCCTCCCCGTTCCCCCCTCCCTCTACTCTCGCCTCCCCGTTCACCAGCAGCTCTCCGTTTCCCCCTCCCACCTCTGCCTCTTTGCCCCCTCTGGCCGCTCCCATCGGGCCACCTCCCCTTTCGGCTCCCGGCATGTCGGCCCCTCCCTCAGGCCCGCCCGTATCCAGCTTCTCCATGAGTGCAGGATATGACATCACACGGGGTCATGCCGGTCGTACTCCGCAGACACCGTTGATGCCGACATTCTCCAGTCCTGCCGCTATGCCAG GTGTGGGACCAAACCCCATGGTTCAGCAGCCAGCCATGACAGGAGGATTAGATGCTGGATCTCCCATCACTTTCCCAGAGGAGCAGGACGATCCCAGAGGACCTGGACACGCCAACGCTGGTGGAGGCATCTGGGGCTTTTTTAAG gGAGTAGCAGGTAACACTGTAGTAAAGACAGTCCTGGACAGAACCAAGCACTCTGTGGAGTCCATGATCACCACTCTGGATCCTGGCATGGCTCCATACATCA AGTCTGGCGGGGACATTGACATCGTGGTGACTTCAGATGAGATGAACGTGGAGGCCGTCAGAGACGCATTCCAGGAGGTTTTTGGGATGGCCATGGTCACTGGAGAGCCCGGTCAGTCCAACATCGCCCCGCAGCCGGTGGGCTACGCAGCCGGAGTCAAG GGGGCTCAGGAACGCATTGACAGCCTGCGTCGAGCCGGTGTGATCCATGAGAAGCAGCCAGTGGTCTCTCTGGAAAACTTCATCGCTGAGCTCTTTCCCGACAA gTGGTTTGACATCGGCTGTCTGATCCTGGAGGACCCTGGTCACAGCATCCGCATCGAGGTCTTCACACAGGCAACCCCTGTGGCCCTAGATCACGTCCAACAG GCTCAGTCGCTGACCCCCCCTGACTACAGCCTGCGCTGGTCCGGGCTGATCGTCCCAGTGGGCGAGGTGCTGGAGCGCAGCCTGCCAAACGTCAGCCGGACGGACTGGCACCAGGCCATGACGGGCATGGCCCGGCGCCAGATGATCCAGAGCGCGGCCAAAGCCCTGGCTGGTATCTACAAACAGCAGCTCCCCCCCAGGACTGTGTGA
- the prrc1 gene encoding protein PRRC1 isoform X2 — MICHSSSITIGLSSPLSLPGTSSVGSPAVSTAFSPVPSLPAFSSPLATHPSLSSPFPPPSTLASPFTSSSPFPPPTSASLPPLAAPIGPPPLSAPGMSAPPSGPPVSSFSMSAGYDITRGHAGRTPQTPLMPTFSSPAAMPGVGPNPMVQQPAMTGGLDAGSPITFPEEQDDPRGPGHANAGGGIWGFFKGVAGNTVVKTVLDRTKHSVESMITTLDPGMAPYIKSGGDIDIVVTSDEMNVEAVRDAFQEVFGMAMVTGEPGQSNIAPQPVGYAAGVKGAQERIDSLRRAGVIHEKQPVVSLENFIAELFPDKWFDIGCLILEDPGHSIRIEVFTQATPVALDHVQQAQSLTPPDYSLRWSGLIVPVGEVLERSLPNVSRTDWHQAMTGMARRQMIQSAAKALAGIYKQQLPPRTV; from the exons ATGATCTGTCATAGCTCGTCGATCACCATAG GTCTGTCCAGCCCTCTGTCCCTCCCTGGCACCAGCTCTGTCGGTTCCCCCGCAGTCTCCACCGCTTTCTCCCctgttccctccctccctgctttCAGCAGCCCTCTGGCCACACACCCCTCCCTGTCCTCCCCGTTCCCCCCTCCCTCTACTCTCGCCTCCCCGTTCACCAGCAGCTCTCCGTTTCCCCCTCCCACCTCTGCCTCTTTGCCCCCTCTGGCCGCTCCCATCGGGCCACCTCCCCTTTCGGCTCCCGGCATGTCGGCCCCTCCCTCAGGCCCGCCCGTATCCAGCTTCTCCATGAGTGCAGGATATGACATCACACGGGGTCATGCCGGTCGTACTCCGCAGACACCGTTGATGCCGACATTCTCCAGTCCTGCCGCTATGCCAG GTGTGGGACCAAACCCCATGGTTCAGCAGCCAGCCATGACAGGAGGATTAGATGCTGGATCTCCCATCACTTTCCCAGAGGAGCAGGACGATCCCAGAGGACCTGGACACGCCAACGCTGGTGGAGGCATCTGGGGCTTTTTTAAG gGAGTAGCAGGTAACACTGTAGTAAAGACAGTCCTGGACAGAACCAAGCACTCTGTGGAGTCCATGATCACCACTCTGGATCCTGGCATGGCTCCATACATCA AGTCTGGCGGGGACATTGACATCGTGGTGACTTCAGATGAGATGAACGTGGAGGCCGTCAGAGACGCATTCCAGGAGGTTTTTGGGATGGCCATGGTCACTGGAGAGCCCGGTCAGTCCAACATCGCCCCGCAGCCGGTGGGCTACGCAGCCGGAGTCAAG GGGGCTCAGGAACGCATTGACAGCCTGCGTCGAGCCGGTGTGATCCATGAGAAGCAGCCAGTGGTCTCTCTGGAAAACTTCATCGCTGAGCTCTTTCCCGACAA gTGGTTTGACATCGGCTGTCTGATCCTGGAGGACCCTGGTCACAGCATCCGCATCGAGGTCTTCACACAGGCAACCCCTGTGGCCCTAGATCACGTCCAACAG GCTCAGTCGCTGACCCCCCCTGACTACAGCCTGCGCTGGTCCGGGCTGATCGTCCCAGTGGGCGAGGTGCTGGAGCGCAGCCTGCCAAACGTCAGCCGGACGGACTGGCACCAGGCCATGACGGGCATGGCCCGGCGCCAGATGATCCAGAGCGCGGCCAAAGCCCTGGCTGGTATCTACAAACAGCAGCTCCCCCCCAGGACTGTGTGA
- the prrc1 gene encoding protein PRRC1 isoform X3 has translation MTCHSPPITIGLSSPLSLPGTSSVGSPAVSTAFSPVPSLPAFSSPLATHPSLSSPFPPPSTLASPFTSSSPFPPPTSASLPPLAAPIGPPPLSAPGMSAPPSGPPVSSFSMSAGYDITRGHAGRTPQTPLMPTFSSPAAMPGVGPNPMVQQPAMTGGLDAGSPITFPEEQDDPRGPGHANAGGGIWGFFKGVAGNTVVKTVLDRTKHSVESMITTLDPGMAPYIKSGGDIDIVVTSDEMNVEAVRDAFQEVFGMAMVTGEPGQSNIAPQPVGYAAGVKGAQERIDSLRRAGVIHEKQPVVSLENFIAELFPDKWFDIGCLILEDPGHSIRIEVFTQATPVALDHVQQAQSLTPPDYSLRWSGLIVPVGEVLERSLPNVSRTDWHQAMTGMARRQMIQSAAKALAGIYKQQLPPRTV, from the exons ATGACCTGTCATAGCCCACCAATCACCATAG GTCTGTCCAGCCCTCTGTCCCTCCCTGGCACCAGCTCTGTCGGTTCCCCCGCAGTCTCCACCGCTTTCTCCCctgttccctccctccctgctttCAGCAGCCCTCTGGCCACACACCCCTCCCTGTCCTCCCCGTTCCCCCCTCCCTCTACTCTCGCCTCCCCGTTCACCAGCAGCTCTCCGTTTCCCCCTCCCACCTCTGCCTCTTTGCCCCCTCTGGCCGCTCCCATCGGGCCACCTCCCCTTTCGGCTCCCGGCATGTCGGCCCCTCCCTCAGGCCCGCCCGTATCCAGCTTCTCCATGAGTGCAGGATATGACATCACACGGGGTCATGCCGGTCGTACTCCGCAGACACCGTTGATGCCGACATTCTCCAGTCCTGCCGCTATGCCAG GTGTGGGACCAAACCCCATGGTTCAGCAGCCAGCCATGACAGGAGGATTAGATGCTGGATCTCCCATCACTTTCCCAGAGGAGCAGGACGATCCCAGAGGACCTGGACACGCCAACGCTGGTGGAGGCATCTGGGGCTTTTTTAAG gGAGTAGCAGGTAACACTGTAGTAAAGACAGTCCTGGACAGAACCAAGCACTCTGTGGAGTCCATGATCACCACTCTGGATCCTGGCATGGCTCCATACATCA AGTCTGGCGGGGACATTGACATCGTGGTGACTTCAGATGAGATGAACGTGGAGGCCGTCAGAGACGCATTCCAGGAGGTTTTTGGGATGGCCATGGTCACTGGAGAGCCCGGTCAGTCCAACATCGCCCCGCAGCCGGTGGGCTACGCAGCCGGAGTCAAG GGGGCTCAGGAACGCATTGACAGCCTGCGTCGAGCCGGTGTGATCCATGAGAAGCAGCCAGTGGTCTCTCTGGAAAACTTCATCGCTGAGCTCTTTCCCGACAA gTGGTTTGACATCGGCTGTCTGATCCTGGAGGACCCTGGTCACAGCATCCGCATCGAGGTCTTCACACAGGCAACCCCTGTGGCCCTAGATCACGTCCAACAG GCTCAGTCGCTGACCCCCCCTGACTACAGCCTGCGCTGGTCCGGGCTGATCGTCCCAGTGGGCGAGGTGCTGGAGCGCAGCCTGCCAAACGTCAGCCGGACGGACTGGCACCAGGCCATGACGGGCATGGCCCGGCGCCAGATGATCCAGAGCGCGGCCAAAGCCCTGGCTGGTATCTACAAACAGCAGCTCCCCCCCAGGACTGTGTGA